A window of the Rhizobium brockwellii genome harbors these coding sequences:
- a CDS encoding DUF1488 domain-containing protein: MALIFPNRSRSFDEARKGVRFTGYDGMFEVRFLVEEAALGSAITQNSTEAAYLNAFDAARSAIQEAASRAYQHRRGNNFTLTAADFR; encoded by the coding sequence ATGGCACTTATCTTTCCCAACAGAAGCCGCAGCTTCGATGAAGCGCGAAAAGGTGTCCGCTTCACCGGCTATGACGGCATGTTCGAAGTCCGGTTTCTGGTCGAAGAGGCAGCGCTTGGCAGCGCGATCACCCAGAACTCCACCGAGGCCGCCTATCTCAATGCCTTCGATGCGGCGCGCTCTGCCATTCAGGAGGCCGCATCGAGAGCCTATCAGCATCGACGCGGAAACAACTTCACGCTCACGGCTGCGGATTTTCGCTAG
- a CDS encoding LacI family DNA-binding transcriptional regulator — MRAAVERGRKARRGAHVKLSDVAKKVGVSPITISRALRNPEIVSEDLRQTILRTVDEMGYTPNLAARALAGRHNGIIGVITPALHQHGFAGLMIGIEDCLRATEFRVQYSNTLHHADGEAGELRSFLTQKPAGVIIAGAESYGDLLPLIENATCPIAHITDLSQEPARLVVGLDHHAAGAEPTRFLLSRGYERIGFIGRGTDIRSRRRKEGYEAAMREAGRFDPDLAIGGDEGSSTGLGRELFARLLQRVPDIDAVFAQSDDLALGVLIECAVRGIRVPEDVGICGFNNLEFSAFTQPTLTTVQIARYDIGHRVADMLLRAIRDEPPGEDKVDCGFTIIPRGSTR; from the coding sequence ATGAGGGCAGCAGTGGAGCGGGGGCGGAAGGCCAGGCGCGGCGCGCATGTGAAGTTGAGCGATGTGGCGAAGAAGGTGGGGGTCAGCCCCATCACGATTTCGCGCGCGCTTCGCAATCCTGAAATCGTCTCGGAGGATCTGCGCCAGACCATCCTGCGCACGGTAGACGAGATGGGGTACACCCCCAATCTTGCCGCCCGGGCGCTGGCCGGTCGCCATAACGGCATCATCGGCGTCATCACGCCCGCTTTGCACCAGCACGGCTTCGCCGGCCTGATGATCGGCATCGAGGATTGCTTGCGCGCCACCGAATTCCGCGTGCAATATTCCAATACGCTCCACCATGCCGACGGCGAGGCCGGCGAACTCAGATCCTTCCTGACGCAGAAGCCGGCCGGCGTCATCATCGCCGGTGCCGAATCCTATGGTGATCTTCTGCCGCTGATCGAGAACGCCACCTGTCCGATCGCCCATATCACCGATCTCAGCCAGGAGCCGGCAAGGCTGGTCGTCGGCCTGGATCATCATGCGGCAGGCGCCGAACCCACCCGCTTCCTGCTGTCGAGGGGCTATGAGAGGATCGGCTTCATCGGCCGCGGCACGGATATTCGCTCGCGTCGCCGGAAGGAAGGCTATGAGGCCGCGATGCGGGAGGCCGGCCGTTTCGATCCCGATCTCGCCATTGGCGGAGATGAGGGAAGCAGCACCGGCCTCGGCAGGGAATTGTTTGCCCGCCTGTTGCAGCGCGTGCCGGATATCGATGCCGTCTTTGCCCAAAGCGACGATCTGGCGCTCGGCGTGCTCATCGAATGCGCCGTGCGCGGCATCCGCGTGCCGGAGGATGTCGGCATCTGCGGCTTCAACAATCTGGAATTTTCAGCCTTCACCCAGCCGACGCTGACGACGGTGCAGATTGCACGCTACGATATCGGCCACCGCGTCGCCGACATGCTGCTGCGCGCCATCCGCGACGAGCCGCCCGGCGAAGACAAGGTCGATTGCGGCTTCACCATCATCCCGCGCGGCTCGACGCGCTAG
- a CDS encoding polysaccharide biosynthesis/export family protein, translating into MVFAAIVPLTPAAEELPAPTGEVSVPTSGETSARQPQLLRDVLRSGDKLNLAFYESLASVEDRWTGSQGSVPWNFYQRPELTGEYVVEADGTISLPLLGRFPVRGLPPADVEAIILPSYESLVGRKGFVTIVKIEHQPVYITGPVRNPGSFRYVDGMTVLHAVAQAGGMAAKSIEPWQSVEITRQIERLKAELADLKRLASRTEVLRAKRDSVQIASIGTPILGPDPDAQRLLDDETWQRQLVTTSKDAQSSAYAQSVVNAQADLDLRQARVGNYDATIRVRQDRLASIEKLAKNKLVTSIELTRAQSELTESEDRKQQAVIDVESAKQRLAAAKQDVERDRIERKIEIEKSAADAEKGLSTALKTTESDLEIFRSMVSSNDSAGVEFEIVRPGPNGVIVEPATEETVLQPGDLIKVH; encoded by the coding sequence ATGGTATTTGCCGCAATTGTTCCATTGACGCCAGCAGCGGAAGAGTTACCTGCGCCCACAGGAGAGGTCTCGGTTCCGACATCTGGTGAGACTTCGGCCCGGCAGCCTCAATTGTTGCGTGACGTACTTCGCTCAGGCGATAAATTGAATCTCGCATTTTACGAAAGCTTGGCCTCCGTAGAAGATCGCTGGACGGGTTCACAGGGCTCGGTTCCCTGGAACTTTTACCAGCGCCCCGAACTGACTGGCGAATACGTCGTTGAAGCGGACGGAACGATTTCGCTTCCGCTTTTGGGACGCTTCCCGGTTCGAGGGCTTCCTCCGGCGGATGTGGAGGCGATAATTCTGCCTTCGTACGAAAGTTTGGTCGGCAGAAAGGGGTTCGTGACTATCGTCAAGATTGAGCACCAGCCTGTTTATATTACCGGCCCGGTTCGTAATCCTGGCTCCTTTCGATATGTTGACGGCATGACTGTTCTGCATGCCGTTGCGCAAGCGGGTGGCATGGCGGCGAAGAGTATTGAGCCATGGCAGAGCGTGGAAATTACACGCCAGATCGAGCGGTTGAAGGCTGAGTTGGCCGATCTGAAGCGGCTTGCGTCGCGAACCGAGGTGCTCAGGGCGAAGCGCGATTCCGTGCAAATTGCCAGCATTGGTACACCTATTCTTGGTCCCGATCCCGATGCCCAACGGTTGCTGGATGATGAGACATGGCAGCGCCAATTGGTAACGACGAGCAAGGATGCGCAGAGCAGTGCTTACGCACAATCTGTTGTCAATGCTCAGGCCGATCTCGATCTGCGTCAGGCACGCGTCGGCAATTATGATGCCACGATTCGGGTCCGTCAGGATAGGCTGGCAAGTATCGAGAAGTTGGCCAAAAACAAACTCGTCACCAGCATTGAGTTGACCCGGGCACAAAGCGAACTGACCGAGTCGGAAGATCGAAAGCAGCAAGCCGTCATCGATGTCGAGAGCGCAAAGCAACGGTTGGCGGCAGCAAAACAGGACGTTGAGCGCGATCGTATCGAACGCAAGATCGAGATCGAAAAGTCGGCAGCGGATGCCGAAAAAGGCCTATCCACTGCGTTGAAGACGACCGAGAGCGATCTTGAAATCTTCCGGTCGATGGTATCGTCGAATGATAGCGCCGGTGTTGAATTTGAAATCGTTCGGCCTGGACCGAATGGTGTCATCGTCGAACCTGCGACCGAAGAAACGGTCTTACAGCCTGGCGATCTGATCAAAGTACATTGA
- a CDS encoding glycosyltransferase family 2 protein — translation MSAIEALESSHASPSSMPVKGPMFNLPRTSLVIPTLNEAENIKLLLPRIPTWVHEIIIVDGRSTDGTPDIARSMRDDVKIVLQPKKGKGIALRTGFEAASGDMIVMLDADGSMDPYEIILFVAALVAGADFVKGSRFMQGGGTSDMTVIRRFGNLGLTLLVRMLYGSSFSDLCYGYMGFWRRHVPLLRADCDGFEIETLINLRALKNKLKIMEVASFESERIYGVSNLRALPDGWRVLKTIFRERVSTPTGVQVLEQGIS, via the coding sequence ATGTCTGCAATCGAAGCTTTAGAATCCTCGCATGCCTCGCCTTCCTCGATGCCGGTTAAAGGTCCGATGTTCAATTTGCCAAGGACCTCACTCGTCATTCCAACCTTGAACGAAGCGGAAAACATCAAGCTGCTCTTGCCCCGCATACCGACCTGGGTGCATGAAATCATCATCGTCGATGGGCGATCGACAGACGGAACGCCGGATATAGCGCGAAGCATGCGCGATGATGTCAAGATCGTACTTCAGCCCAAGAAGGGCAAAGGCATCGCATTGCGGACGGGCTTCGAAGCCGCATCTGGTGATATGATCGTGATGCTTGATGCTGACGGGTCGATGGATCCCTACGAAATCATCCTGTTCGTCGCAGCTCTTGTTGCAGGTGCGGATTTCGTCAAGGGTTCGCGCTTTATGCAGGGTGGCGGCACCAGCGACATGACAGTCATCCGCCGTTTCGGCAATCTGGGCCTGACCCTCCTGGTCCGGATGCTCTATGGCAGCTCTTTTAGCGATCTGTGCTACGGCTACATGGGCTTTTGGAGACGGCATGTTCCCTTGCTGCGTGCCGATTGCGACGGCTTCGAAATTGAGACGCTGATCAATTTGCGAGCCCTGAAGAACAAGCTCAAAATCATGGAAGTCGCGAGCTTTGAATCGGAGCGTATCTACGGCGTCAGCAATCTGCGTGCCCTCCCGGACGGCTGGCGCGTGCTGAAGACGATCTTCCGAGAACGCGTCAGTACGCCGACGGGCGTCCAAGTCCTCGAGCAGGGCATTTCCTGA
- a CDS encoding NmrA/HSCARG family protein, which yields MSAHEKPLIAIAGATSKQGRSVATTLLESQRFRVRAFTRKKDSPEALRLEERGAEIVAVPLELGRQRDLVAAFKGADGAFLMTPPIAPPETIETPIGLQLADAAVEAGVGHIVFSTLENVDKITRGKKYAPHFTDKARVADHIRGLPISHSFIMLAFFYTNLLEYYVPRMEGDTLLLPVYLPEDFRAPFVDPLTATGPAVLEIFSNPEHYNGKTLPIVGDIISPSEMIETFQRVTGLKAAYRNAFTRDGLLHYFPEFAANELLVREILGMVEYAVDYGYFGKEHDLEWSRRLNPDTLNWEQYLRTTGWRGDKRSFGL from the coding sequence ATGTCTGCACATGAAAAACCACTGATCGCGATTGCCGGTGCAACGAGCAAACAGGGGCGCAGCGTTGCCACGACACTGCTTGAGAGCCAACGTTTCCGGGTGCGCGCTTTCACCCGGAAAAAGGATTCGCCTGAAGCTTTGCGTCTGGAGGAACGCGGCGCTGAAATCGTCGCCGTCCCTCTCGAACTTGGCCGTCAAAGGGATCTCGTTGCCGCCTTCAAAGGCGCGGATGGCGCATTTCTAATGACGCCGCCGATCGCTCCGCCGGAAACCATCGAGACCCCTATCGGCCTACAACTGGCGGATGCCGCCGTTGAGGCCGGCGTCGGGCATATTGTTTTCAGCACGCTGGAGAATGTCGACAAGATCACCAGGGGCAAGAAGTATGCGCCGCACTTTACCGACAAAGCGCGCGTTGCAGACCACATTCGCGGCCTGCCGATCTCTCATTCCTTCATCATGCTGGCATTTTTTTACACGAATCTTCTCGAATATTATGTGCCGCGCATGGAGGGCGATACGCTCCTCTTGCCGGTCTATCTTCCCGAAGATTTCCGAGCGCCTTTTGTCGATCCGCTGACGGCGACCGGGCCGGCCGTCCTCGAGATTTTCTCAAATCCCGAGCATTACAACGGCAAAACGCTGCCGATCGTTGGCGACATCATTTCTCCGAGCGAGATGATCGAAACCTTTCAGCGTGTGACCGGGCTCAAGGCCGCGTATCGAAACGCTTTCACCCGGGATGGCCTGCTGCACTATTTTCCAGAGTTTGCCGCCAACGAGCTTCTCGTTCGAGAGATCCTGGGGATGGTCGAATATGCTGTCGACTATGGCTATTTCGGCAAGGAGCACGATCTTGAATGGAGCCGTCGCCTGAACCCCGACACGCTCAACTGGGAGCAATATCTGCGAACGACGGGGTGGCGTGGCGATAAACGGTCTTTCGGACTTTGA
- a CDS encoding DUF3606 domain-containing protein produces the protein MTNETTKKAQPAKAAVADAPYDVIYFAKKHRISNEDAKDIIEKHGANRKEADKAGRRISV, from the coding sequence ATGACCAACGAAACAACCAAAAAGGCCCAGCCCGCCAAAGCGGCGGTGGCTGACGCGCCCTACGACGTCATCTATTTCGCCAAGAAACACCGCATTTCCAACGAGGATGCCAAGGACATCATCGAAAAGCACGGCGCCAATCGCAAAGAGGCGGACAAGGCGGGCCGGCGTATCAGCGTCTAG
- a CDS encoding LysR family transcriptional regulator has translation MDSTGLSLDRMRTFVRVAERGNLSMVARELGVGQSTVTRHLNELEEAVGVPLLSRTTRRVTLTDEGSRYYANCLQILRLVEQAAEEARDARQAPAGAVRLSCTAALGVMHITRLIFDFQDKHPDIRVDLNLTDERIDLVREGVDVALRLGPLADSAMKLHALGESHRLLVGAPTYLSVHGRPERPADLSRYETVVMSNVAGSDQLVLSSPDGTSLMIPVSGKLRVDHGLAAREAFAAGRGIGPAHLWLVHDLLDTGQLEVVLGDYRPLPVPVSLLIVPERAAIARVRLLVDFLVTEVSKLPGIRPT, from the coding sequence ATGGATAGTACGGGGCTGTCTCTCGACAGAATGCGCACCTTTGTCCGCGTCGCCGAACGCGGCAACCTGTCGATGGTCGCAAGAGAGCTGGGTGTCGGTCAATCCACCGTGACGCGGCACCTTAATGAGCTTGAAGAGGCTGTCGGCGTACCGCTTCTCAGCCGAACCACGCGACGCGTCACCCTGACCGACGAGGGCAGCCGCTATTATGCGAACTGCCTGCAGATATTGCGCCTGGTCGAGCAGGCTGCTGAAGAAGCGCGAGATGCCCGTCAGGCTCCCGCCGGCGCTGTTCGGCTTTCTTGTACGGCAGCGCTCGGCGTGATGCACATCACACGCCTGATCTTTGATTTCCAGGACAAACATCCGGATATCCGGGTCGACCTCAACCTGACGGACGAGCGGATCGACCTGGTTCGCGAAGGCGTCGACGTCGCACTCCGGCTCGGGCCTCTCGCCGACAGCGCGATGAAACTTCATGCTCTCGGAGAGAGCCATCGGCTGCTGGTGGGCGCACCGACCTATTTGTCCGTCCACGGACGGCCCGAGCGCCCAGCCGATCTGTCACGCTACGAAACCGTCGTAATGTCCAATGTGGCAGGCAGCGATCAGCTCGTTCTTTCCTCTCCCGATGGCACAAGCCTGATGATCCCCGTCAGTGGGAAGTTGCGCGTCGATCACGGGCTTGCGGCGCGCGAAGCCTTTGCCGCCGGACGCGGCATTGGCCCCGCACACCTCTGGTTGGTCCACGATCTTCTGGATACCGGTCAGCTCGAGGTGGTGCTTGGCGACTATCGTCCCTTACCGGTTCCGGTGAGCTTGCTGATCGTTCCAGAGCGTGCAGCCATTGCTCGCGTTCGGCTTCTCGTCGACTTTCTTGTCACTGAGGTTTCCAAATTGCCGGGAATCCGGCCAACGTAA
- a CDS encoding pyridoxamine 5'-phosphate oxidase family protein — translation MQLREMDEQDCLAFLAGHTRGHLACLGEKYPYIVPIQYAYEKDRLFIFSMPGLKIDLLRAHSPACVQVEEFGENRTWKSVLVQGTYDELTDTPARHDERLHAWSLLQKQPFWWEPGSLALNSESEDGPAPSIFFGISIEMVSGRQVV, via the coding sequence ATGCAACTGCGAGAAATGGATGAACAAGACTGCCTCGCCTTTCTGGCAGGCCACACCCGTGGCCACCTAGCATGCCTCGGCGAAAAATATCCCTATATCGTTCCCATCCAGTATGCCTATGAAAAAGACCGGCTTTTCATATTTTCCATGCCGGGCCTGAAGATTGATCTGTTGCGGGCCCATTCACCGGCCTGTGTTCAGGTTGAAGAATTCGGCGAAAACCGAACGTGGAAGAGCGTGCTTGTTCAGGGCACCTATGATGAGCTGACCGATACGCCGGCCCGGCATGACGAACGCCTCCACGCCTGGTCGCTCCTGCAGAAGCAACCGTTTTGGTGGGAACCCGGATCGCTTGCCTTAAACTCGGAGAGCGAAGACGGCCCTGCTCCCTCCATATTCTTCGGTATCTCGATTGAGATGGTATCGGGGAGGCAAGTGGTTTAA
- a CDS encoding LysR family transcriptional regulator, translated as METLANLESFVRSAELGSFSSAARRLGLTPAAVSRNVAALEGNLKLRLFQRSTRSLTLTEAGERFLLSICDHLDSLQGAISEASNEQSEPSGVLKLSMSPTLGIGYILPLLPQFMQRYPMIRPEWMFENRQVDLIAEGYDAAIGGGFELTPGIIARPLAPAHIIPVASPGYMGDRVPPHDPSGLRELDGIVMRSMRTGRIHQRQMRNLAGDEQPAALKETIVVNDPAAMRSAALLGLGAAMIAKADALGYLESGELIQLIPAWYADAGPISIYYANRTLLPSKTRVFIDFLTEVFHRERWPERFAGTLG; from the coding sequence ATGGAGACGCTCGCAAACCTGGAATCCTTCGTGCGCAGCGCCGAGCTTGGCAGCTTCTCCTCGGCGGCACGGCGGCTCGGCCTGACGCCGGCGGCGGTCAGCCGCAATGTCGCAGCCCTTGAAGGCAACCTGAAGCTCAGGCTGTTTCAACGAAGCACCCGAAGTCTGACGCTCACGGAAGCAGGCGAGCGCTTTCTGCTTTCAATCTGTGACCATCTGGACAGCCTTCAGGGAGCGATCTCGGAGGCATCGAACGAACAGTCCGAACCATCCGGCGTGCTGAAACTCAGCATGAGCCCGACACTCGGCATCGGCTACATCCTTCCGCTATTGCCGCAGTTCATGCAGCGATATCCGATGATCCGGCCGGAATGGATGTTCGAAAACAGACAGGTCGATCTGATCGCCGAGGGGTATGATGCGGCGATCGGCGGAGGGTTCGAATTGACGCCCGGCATCATCGCCAGGCCATTGGCGCCCGCTCATATTATCCCCGTGGCATCACCGGGATATATGGGCGATCGGGTTCCGCCTCATGATCCGTCCGGCCTGCGCGAACTCGACGGTATCGTCATGCGCTCGATGCGGACGGGTCGAATTCACCAGCGGCAGATGCGCAATCTTGCTGGAGATGAGCAGCCTGCGGCCTTGAAAGAGACGATCGTCGTCAACGATCCCGCGGCAATGCGATCCGCCGCGCTGCTCGGCCTTGGTGCCGCGATGATCGCCAAGGCGGATGCTCTTGGTTATCTGGAGAGCGGCGAGCTGATCCAATTGATCCCGGCATGGTATGCCGATGCAGGCCCGATTTCGATCTATTATGCAAACCGTACCCTGCTGCCCTCCAAGACAAGGGTGTTCATCGACTTCCTGACGGAGGTTTTTCACCGTGAGCGATGGCCGGAACGATTTGCAGGAACACTGGGCTGA
- a CDS encoding NADPH-dependent F420 reductase produces the protein MTIGIIGAGKIGSAFARALARNGIAATISNSRGPDTLQELTEELSPHITAGTIEEAAKADLVLVAVPWSKLPKALAGLPDWAGRILIDANNPIEGPLFKPAELNGRLSTEVFASLVPGARVVKAFNHLLAHLVSADPRAEGGSRVLFYSGDDAQSKAEVGALISRLGFAGIDLGPISIGGKLAQFPGGPLPVLNLVKFG, from the coding sequence ATGACCATCGGTATCATTGGCGCCGGCAAGATCGGCTCCGCCTTCGCCCGAGCCCTTGCCCGCAACGGCATCGCTGCCACGATCTCAAACAGTCGCGGCCCTGACACATTGCAGGAACTGACCGAGGAGCTGTCGCCGCACATTACGGCGGGGACGATCGAAGAGGCGGCGAAAGCCGACCTCGTCCTTGTCGCCGTTCCTTGGTCAAAGCTTCCCAAGGCATTGGCAGGTCTTCCCGATTGGGCGGGTCGCATCCTCATCGACGCCAACAACCCCATCGAAGGACCGCTGTTCAAACCGGCCGAGCTGAATGGCCGCTTGTCGACGGAAGTCTTCGCGAGCCTGGTGCCCGGCGCTCGCGTCGTGAAGGCATTCAACCATCTTCTGGCGCATCTGGTTTCAGCCGATCCCCGCGCCGAGGGCGGCAGCCGCGTGCTCTTCTATTCCGGCGACGATGCCCAATCGAAGGCCGAGGTGGGCGCGCTGATCTCCAGACTGGGCTTTGCCGGCATCGATCTCGGGCCGATTTCGATTGGCGGCAAGCTCGCGCAATTCCCCGGCGGGCCGTTGCCTGTCCTCAACCTCGTCAAATTCGGATGA
- a CDS encoding SOS response-associated peptidase produces the protein MCGRVYIKTSLEELVRNFAFAERGAIDALGNRFPRYNGAPTLDYPIIIRDMVREPDIMGPVFASARWGLMPSWAKPGGRPPPSNARCEGIATNGLFRSAYRSRRCLVPINGFFEWKDIFGSGKNKQPYAIAMADGSPFALAGIWEIWSDASGVEIRNFAIVTCAPNSMMATIHDRMPVILHREDYERWLSPEPDPNDLMKPFPAELMTMWPIGKDVGNSRNDRPDIIDPIDPDPEPTLI, from the coding sequence ATGTGCGGCCGCGTCTATATCAAGACCTCGCTTGAGGAGCTGGTGCGCAATTTCGCCTTTGCGGAGCGAGGCGCGATCGATGCGCTCGGGAACCGATTTCCGCGCTACAACGGCGCGCCGACGCTGGATTATCCAATCATCATTCGCGACATGGTCCGCGAGCCGGATATCATGGGCCCGGTCTTTGCGTCGGCCCGCTGGGGCCTGATGCCATCATGGGCCAAGCCGGGCGGCCGACCACCACCGAGCAACGCGCGTTGCGAGGGCATCGCTACCAACGGCCTGTTTCGATCGGCATACAGATCGCGGCGATGCCTGGTGCCGATCAACGGCTTCTTTGAGTGGAAGGACATCTTCGGCTCGGGCAAGAACAAGCAGCCCTATGCGATCGCCATGGCTGATGGATCACCCTTCGCGCTTGCCGGCATCTGGGAAATATGGAGCGATGCTAGCGGCGTCGAGATTCGAAACTTCGCGATCGTGACCTGTGCGCCAAATTCAATGATGGCGACGATCCATGACCGGATGCCGGTCATCCTGCACCGCGAAGATTATGAGCGCTGGTTATCGCCGGAGCCCGATCCGAATGACCTGATGAAGCCGTTCCCGGCCGAGTTGATGACCATGTGGCCGATCGGCAAAGATGTCGGAAATTCGCGGAACGATCGTCCCGACATCATCGATCCGATCGATCCCGATCCGGAGCCGACACTGATATAA
- a CDS encoding DegQ family serine endoprotease → MSHILRNHRTAALVGAAIIAGAACLPFTINTSSAVAAPSDAGGVLAPSGSFASIVDADKPAVVTITTTMKATDVSADQQESPMDEQFRQFFEDQGIPLPRQAPKNRPSQQAMALGSGFIISPDGVIVTNNHVIDNAVDIKVTLDDGTELPAKLIGTDPKSDVAVLKIEAGKPLQTIGWGDSDRLKLGDQILAIGNPFGIGTTVTAGIVSARGRDLHSGPYDDFIQIDAPINHGNSGGPLVDRSGNVVGINTAIYSPNGGSVGVGFAIPSDEAKAIVAKLQKDGSIDHGYLGVQIQPVTKDVADAVGLDKTGGALVAAVTADTPAAHAGLKPGDIVTSVGGESVKTPKDLSRLVADLSPGAKKSLSIWRDGKTIDINVTVGTNEEGQKQAAAESPDAQDQSTGQPSLGIGLADLTPDVRQQLNLPRSINGAVVAKVAPDKSAAAAGIQSGDVIVSVNDRPVHNARDVKTAITDAGKAGRKSVLLLVERDGNKTFVAVPFGAA, encoded by the coding sequence ATGTCACACATTCTCCGCAACCATCGCACCGCAGCGCTTGTCGGGGCCGCCATCATCGCCGGCGCGGCATGCCTGCCCTTCACCATCAACACCTCCAGCGCCGTTGCCGCACCTTCGGATGCCGGAGGCGTTCTCGCCCCCAGCGGCTCCTTCGCTTCCATCGTCGATGCCGACAAGCCTGCCGTCGTCACCATCACCACGACGATGAAGGCGACCGATGTCAGCGCCGACCAGCAGGAATCGCCGATGGACGAGCAATTCCGCCAGTTCTTCGAGGATCAGGGCATCCCGCTGCCGCGCCAGGCGCCGAAAAACCGGCCTTCGCAGCAGGCGATGGCGCTCGGCTCCGGCTTCATCATCAGCCCCGACGGGGTGATCGTCACCAACAACCATGTCATCGACAATGCCGTCGATATCAAAGTGACGCTGGATGACGGCACGGAACTGCCGGCCAAGCTGATCGGCACCGATCCGAAATCCGATGTCGCCGTGCTGAAGATAGAGGCGGGCAAGCCGCTGCAGACCATTGGCTGGGGCGATTCCGACAGGCTGAAGCTCGGCGACCAGATTCTGGCGATCGGCAACCCTTTCGGCATCGGCACCACGGTGACGGCAGGCATCGTCTCGGCGCGCGGCCGCGACCTGCACAGCGGGCCCTATGACGATTTCATCCAGATCGACGCGCCGATCAACCATGGCAATTCCGGCGGTCCGCTGGTCGACCGCAGCGGCAATGTCGTCGGCATCAACACCGCCATCTATTCGCCGAATGGTGGCAGCGTCGGTGTCGGTTTCGCCATTCCCTCCGACGAGGCCAAGGCGATCGTCGCCAAGCTGCAGAAGGACGGCTCGATCGATCACGGCTATCTCGGCGTGCAGATCCAGCCGGTCACTAAGGATGTCGCCGATGCCGTCGGCCTCGACAAGACCGGCGGCGCGCTGGTTGCCGCCGTCACCGCCGATACGCCGGCCGCCCATGCCGGCCTGAAGCCCGGCGATATCGTCACGTCAGTCGGCGGCGAGAGCGTCAAGACGCCGAAGGACCTGTCGCGCCTGGTGGCGGACCTTTCGCCGGGCGCCAAAAAGTCCCTCAGCATCTGGCGCGACGGCAAGACGATCGATATCAACGTCACCGTCGGCACCAATGAGGAAGGCCAGAAGCAGGCCGCGGCCGAAAGCCCCGACGCTCAAGATCAGAGCACCGGGCAGCCGAGCCTCGGCATCGGCCTTGCCGATCTGACGCCCGATGTGCGCCAGCAGCTCAACCTGCCGCGCTCGATCAACGGTGCGGTGGTCGCCAAGGTCGCCCCGGACAAGTCAGCGGCTGCCGCCGGTATCCAGTCCGGCGATGTCATCGTCTCGGTGAATGACAGACCTGTTCATAACGCCCGCGACGTCAAGACCGCGATTACAGACGCCGGCAAGGCCGGCCGCAAGTCGGTGCTGCTGCTCGTCGAACGCGATGGCAACAAGACCTTTGTCGCCGTGCCGTTTGGGGCGGCCTGA